A stretch of DNA from Endozoicomonas sp. 8E:
GATCCTGATTCAGCACAAAGTCAGGATTCACCGGACGCTTTGAACAATCCTGGCCAGGCTGGCCTTCATCGAGGTAGCGCAACTCATCAAACAGATTGGGACCAAAGCCACTGCGCTTGATGGACTTGAGAAACTGCTTGGGAATGATCATGTCGGTATCAACATTGGCACGATCAAGAGGTGCTACCAAACCGGTATGAATAGTAAATGCCTTCATGGTGTCTTAAGCCCCCTGTCCCATCATCTGACGAACATCAACAAAATGGCCGGTTACCGCAGCCGCTGCAGCCATTGCCGGGCTTACCAGATGTGTTCGACCACCAAAACCCTGACGGCCTTCAAAGTTACGGTTAGAAGTGGAAGCGCAATGCTCACCGGCTCCCAGTTTGTCGGCATTCATGGCCAGACACATGGAGCAACCCGGCTCACGCCACTGCAGACCGGCTGCTTCAAAGATTTTGTCCAACCCTTCCTTCTCTGCCTGTTCTTTCACCAGACCCGAGCCCGGAACGACCAGAGCTTCCTTAACGGTGTCGGCTACCTTTCGACCTCTTACGACAGCCGCCGCCTCTCTGAGGTCTTCAATTCTGGAGTTAGTGCAGGAACCAATGAAAACACGATCAACAGGGATATCCGTGATCGGCATGCCTGCTGTCAGCCCCATATATTCCAGGGCTCTTTCATAACCTTCCGCATCTGTCGGGGACGGTACGTTAGCATCCACAGGCAGAACCATTTCTGGAGAAGTACCCCAGGTCACCTGAGGCTTGATGTCTTCACCTTTTAAAACAACGACTTCATCAAAAACTGCATCGGCATCAGAGTGCAGATCGGACCAGGCCTCTACTGCCTTGTTCCAGAGCTCGCCTTTGGGTGCAAAGGGACGACCCTTTACGTAATCGACCGTGGTCTGATCAACCGCGACCATGCCTGCACGGGCGCCTGCTTCAATAGCCATATTGCAGACAGTCATTCGACCTTCCATACTCATGGCACGCAGAACATCACCACCAAACTCGACAGCAAAGCCGGTACCACCAGCGGTTCCGATCTTACCAATAATGGCCAGAACCACGTCTTTCGGCGTAACACCCAAACCCAGCTCTCCATCAACACGCACCAGCATGTTTTTCATTT
This window harbors:
- the leuC gene encoding 3-isopropylmalate dehydratase large subunit, coding for MAGKTLYDKLWDSHLVRQRDDGSSLIYIDRQLLHEVTSPQAFEGLRLAGRQPWRIDANLATPDHNVPTTVNERKTGIDGIEDPISKIQVKTLDDNCHDFDIVQFDMMDTRQGIVHVVGPEQGATLPGMTVVCGDSHTSTHGAFGALAHGIGTSEVEHVMATQCLVAKKMKNMLVRVDGELGLGVTPKDVVLAIIGKIGTAGGTGFAVEFGGDVLRAMSMEGRMTVCNMAIEAGARAGMVAVDQTTVDYVKGRPFAPKGELWNKAVEAWSDLHSDADAVFDEVVVLKGEDIKPQVTWGTSPEMVLPVDANVPSPTDAEGYERALEYMGLTAGMPITDIPVDRVFIGSCTNSRIEDLREAAAVVRGRKVADTVKEALVVPGSGLVKEQAEKEGLDKIFEAAGLQWREPGCSMCLAMNADKLGAGEHCASTSNRNFEGRQGFGGRTHLVSPAMAAAAAVTGHFVDVRQMMGQGA